TGGATGTACATAATAAGGCTAATACCCCTATCAAAGTAAATATAAAAGTGGCTAATGCACTCACCTCTACAAATGGTGGTATTATGTATGTGCCAAATCGTGAGGTTTCACAAAGTACATTAAGTGATAAAGATTTTTATATGGATCAGTACGTACAAGCCCCTTCAACCGTTACTTTAGATGGAAATCAAATGAAAACCCTAGAGATACATGTAACGACACCTAATCAAGATGGAGTTTTTTTGGGGGGATTATTATTTGAATTAGCGCAAGATAGTAAATCGCAAGGGCTTGAAAAAGATGGATTGAATTTCTCTGTACATAACAGAATTGAATATGCGGTAGCGATACAGTTGAATGCAGATAAGACTGAAAATTCTGTTAAAAAATTATCTTTACAGTTAAATGGCACAGCAATTGAATCATACCCAACACAACCTCAAGTACATGTTCTTATTCAAAATACAAATGCAAATATCGTGAGAGATGTGGCAGTTTACTATGAGGTTTTATCTCAGGATAATGTGCTATTTCATGGGAATATGCCAGTGTTCAATGTTGCCCCTAAATCTAAGGTAGGATTGGCTATTCCATGGAAAGCGAAAGAGTACAAAGATGGAACGTATATGCTAAAAGTCACAATAAAAGAGAATGGTGTACCAAAAACATATAAAGAAGAATTCCAGATAACTGCTTCTAATGTGACAGAGTACGCGGAACAAACAGGTGCAGTAAAGGTGGTACCGACGTATTCTAATCAAACGTATATGATAGTGTCTGGTGTTGTAATCGTAATCATTTCAATATTTGTATTTGTATGGTGGAGAAAGAAACATGCAAAACAGAAAGAGGAAAAGAAAGCCTCTTAGACAGCATAAAAACGAAAGGAGGGGACAATGATGAAATGGGGGAAGGTTCTCACTTCAATCATGCTTTTAAGTGCTTCATGCCTATTTCTTGATTCAAAAGATAATTCTATATTAGCTGATCAAGCAGTAAGCCAGCAGAATGGTATTCCAACACTCACTGCAAGTGGAAAAGAGAATGAGGTCAAATTGGAATGGGCAATTGATATCTTAGATCAAGATGTACTATGGAAAATTGATTTTAATAACCCTAAAGATGTCAATTTAATGAATGGTTGGGGAGAATTTTATGGGAATGGGAATCAAAGTTTACAATCAGAAGTCTTTTATCCAAATGGTGCAGATACCAGTGGATACAAAGTATTTGATACAAAATTAGGAGGAAATCGAGTCTTATATCCCTATACGGTTAAAACAGATTCTATTGCTGTTTTTAAGAGGCTAAACGTCCCTAATAATGCTTATATTTCCGCTACCTTTAAAGCAAAGTCACAAGGATTAGGAAAGATTAGCTTTTTTGGTGATGGAAGTTGGGAAACGGGGAGAGAGTTTGATTACTACAACGCTACTGTATTAAAAGATGTGCCATCCGGTTCGAAAGAGTTAGAGATTAGTAATATCTCTTTGTTTCCGGAAAGAGAACCAGGTACCAACATACCAAAGGATAGAAAACATATAACTTCGGACATAAATAAAGATGTGTATCAAGATTCTCCGATGGTAGATAAAGTAATTCCTTATCAGGATGGTTCTGGACGGGGGAAGTTAATATTAAATAGTCCTATTATGACTTCAATGAAACAAGGTGACCGCTTAAAAACAAGAAAATGGGCAGCGCCTATCCAATTACCAAATAATCGTACGGTCACAAAGGATGATTCTAATAAAGACATAAATGGATGGTCTACATTTAGTATGAATACCCAAGTTGCAAATAATCCTTTTTATATTACGGAGCAACGAGGAGTAACTTTTTTTATGCTTGCGTATTCAGAAGGGATTACCTATGTGGATGAGTTAAAAGTGGGGTATGCGTCGGAAGCAGAAGTATACAGAGGGAATCAGGAAATATATAAGGGGAGACTCTCTGATTATGTAGATAAAGAGGCAAGGGATCAGGCAGCACCAACCGCACCAGAAAGCTTCCAAATTGAAAATAGTGAACTGAAAGAAACTAAAGTAACGTTTGCCCCTGCGGAAGATGTGGGGAGTACCTATCATTATAAAATTCGTGGAGTAGGTAGGAATGGCATTTCGGACTTTTCTAAGGAAGTTCCTGCAACTGTAACAAGTGGAGTAAAGGGATATGAATATGTAGTAAATGATAAACCGGATATATCACTTGATAATGTAAGTGGTATTCAGTTTACAAGTCAGACCAGCATTCAGTTTCCGACGGATTATTCTAAGCCGCAATATGTACATATCCGAACAGTAGATAAAGCTGGAAATAAAAGTGCAACAAAGCATGTTTCTACCACACAAAAAGGGCATGTAGACATGCTCACTGTACCAAAAAGTGTGGAATTCAGTCCGATTCGATTAGATGGAGAAAAACAAAATTCACTTGGTACGCTAGGGAAAATCATGATACATGATAGTCGGAATCAAGCGGATGGATGGAGATTGAATGTTACTATATCACCATTTACAGAGTCGAACATATCAAAACAATTGCCAAAGGGTTCTCTATACTTGAAAAATCAAGTGAGTGTAACAAAAGTAAAAGGGCCAGAGACAGGAAAACCTACTGTACAGGTTCCGAATACGCCTATTGATAATGGGGCAGCACATACCATTATCCAGGCTTCAAAAGATGTAGCGATTGGAGAATATCAAATAGATTTTGGCCCAAATGCATTCCAACTTCAGCTAGACCCAGGGAAAACCTATGTAGGGAAGAATAGGCAAGCTGCTTATACTTCAACGGTCACTTGGTCTTTAGTAAGTGGACCTTAATAAGTAATCTAAACATGAATGAAATAAGGAGAGAAAAAATATGGGCATGTATGTAATAGGAATACTAATAGGTTATATGATCCTGAATGTGTTTACTGATTTGAAGTATAGAAAAACGAAAAATATGTGGCATCTACTATTCTTAATTCTGGGTATAGGAATCACGTATTTTAATGGAGTAAGAACAGGGAAGGAGATTGCGATTGTACTAGTCATGGCCTTAGTATGTGGTTTATTGTTAGAGACGTTTAAATTTTCTTCACCCGGTGATACAAAAATGCTTATGGTGGTAGCTTTATATGTTAGCAATGTAGTAGAAGAATCGGCTATGCTTACCGCTATTACATTAACAGCTTTCCATTTACTATTCTTTTGGATTGCCAGTGTGTATCGATTAATTAAGATTTTAGGGTTTATAGGAGCTATTAAAGACCAATTAGAGCATGCTGCCTCTATATTTGGTGTGAAATTACCAAAGAAAGAAATACAGCTAATACAGAGCTTTCCAGGAGCGTGTTCTATTTTATTAGGAGCACTTATTTATGTTGCTTTCATTATATATCAAAACGGAGGTATTTTGGCTTGAACAGTAGAATCATTCATCAAAGAGAAACATATATTTACTTCACAATATTTGCGCTTATAGGAGTTATAATTTTGAACATGTTTATTAATATGGTATTTGTACTAGCGTATCCGTTACTTATCGGATTAATTGTACAGGTAGTCTTGTTGCAGAAGATGAAAAAGCCATTTTATCAAAGCGGAAAAGAATTAACGGAACAGTTAAAACTAAAAAATATATTTCTAGTGGAATCGAATATCTTAGGAGATGAAGAAGGAACAGTGTATGAGGTGCATCAAATGCCTTTTGAATTCTCTAATGGATTAATTAATAAAGAGAAGAGTTACAAAGTAGTAAAACAAGAGTACGAAAGAAAGGTAAAAGAAGATTTAACGAGAATTACAAAATGGCAAGTTACAACAAAAGCTAGACTTGTTACGACAACCCATTTTCGTTTATATACAATTTGGCAAAAAAATAGTACAGGCTATCAATTAAAAAAAATAGAGGATTGTATTGATCCATATGCCAAGATGAACAGTATACAATGGATGATTGCTTCATTCTGTACGACTGGTCGTATTAAGTACGATAAAAAACCAAAAGAGTGGGCAAGTTATGAATGGATTACTTTAAGATAAATAAAAAAGACAGAAAAACTTCTGTCTTTTTTATTTTGGTCTTAAAATATGAAGGCAAAATGAATATATTAAACAGTGTAATAGATAAAACATTCGAAGGAGTAGATTTAATTGACTGATTTACCAATGATTTTAGGAATGCTATTTTGGTTAGGATGGGCTTTATCCTGCTGTTTAGCTCTTTTTGTAGCAAAAGATGAAAATAAGTACTTAAAAAGCCTCATGTTTAGTATGTTTATGACGATGTTAGTAATTAAGATGGGTGGATATTAATAGAGAATGTGTTGGGGGAATTTCCTGCCATGTAAAATTATTAGTTATTTATCCCCCAAAAAAAGACCTCCATATAAAATGGAGGTCTTTTAAAATGACGATGAGATATGACTCAATATCTCGTGTAGGATACTTTAATTATACATAATTTCAAGAAAATGAAAAAGAATATGCGCAATATAACTATAAAATATTTGAAATGCTAAATTGTTGAAAATGGTATGGTAGATATATAAAAGCATTCTTACTTATACTTAGTAAAAATGCTTTTCTGATTTATGTAGTTATTATTCTTCTTGGTGGTGACATTTTAATGGTTGAATTGATTTTAAGGTGATTAGCTACTCCAGGTAAAAATTCATCACAGAAATAATTATGATAGTTTGCTATCCAGGCATATTTTTTAAGCAATTTATGATTATTTGCATAGGTATGTAATTCACTTTCAATTCTATTGCGGTGTTCCTCTAAGTGAGGGAAGAACGGTGTGTAATCATTGCTAGAAGCGTCGTCCTCGTACCAAGTAAATAAAACGTTTAAGTAATTTACAAACCATTCTCCATCCATATCCTCAAGTAATACAGAATTAAAAGGATTATCAGGTCGAGGAGAATAATTTATATATTCACAAACTTTATCTTTACTTGTTTTACTTAGGATAATTCTAGGATAAACAGCTACTTGAGATTCTAGCGTATATGCTGTAATCAATTCAGGACCGAAAACAGTTTCTTCATCCATAAAATGAGGACCAACACTTACTCCACCCCGAATAAAGAAGCCATCGAATACTAGTGAAAATTGATATTCTGCTAGGTTAAGGAAAGTGGTTCCTAATTCTCCTTCTCCATCCCCATAAATAGGCCATCCAATTACAACGTTGTCAGTAAAAACTTTAACTTTTGCGAGTAATAATTGATTGGTGATAGCACGTCGGGCTTTGTTTAATGATGTATGTATCTGATTTAAAAATACATCCCCTTCATCGGAATTAATCGCTTTCATTCCTAATTGAGAAAATCCTAATACATCGATAAAAGATACAACTGAATGAATTAATCTAGGATTATTTGAATCATACTCTATCGGCAAAATATTCCACCTCCTTTATATATTTGTATTATACCGCTAAATACTAGAGATATATAACGACACTTGATAATACTTAATAAATTTATTAATATATAACTATATTTATTGTTTAATTGATTCCGTTTATTCCCACACCTTATTGTGTTGTGGTTGAGTTGTAGAAGCAAGCTGCGTCTTGTTTCATTTATGAAAGGGCTTCTTTGAGCCGATTAGTGTATATATAGCTTATTTTGCTATGCACATTTTAATCGACTTGAAGAAGCCCTTTTTATGTTGTTTTCAAGTCTGTTTGATTGTTAGAACCCATTATTACACTGGGCAAAAATTATTATTTAGGGGGATTTATTTATGAAGTGCGAGACGTTCTCGTGTAAGTAATACGCAAGTATAAGCGACAACGAGGACTGTTCTTAATTGTAGTAACACTCAAAACAATAAAGAACAGGATAACTGTTCAGACGAGCGGTAGGAATGATGGAGTAACGTCCTAAAACTACCCCAGTGATATTCCCGACTGCATACGCTAGGCATAGCGTGATGTTGGAAGCAGGGTAAAACATGCAGTCACTATCCGTAGTACCTAATTGGGTAACCGAAAGCCATACGGAGTAATAAACCAAATGGAACTGATAAAGTACTGTATGCTGTCAACCGACACGGTGAGAATGTGTAAACACTGACGAACTTGCGAATGTACGCCTCGAAAATAAAACGGGTCAGAAATGACTCGGAGCCTGAAAATATGGCTTGTCTAATGGATAAGAGTTTTTTCATAGATGACTATCCTAACGTTGTTACAGGCAACGGAGCTAGACACGGGGTAAAGCAAGCACCTAAATCGGAGATCGAAAGATCTTTAAAACAATGATAGTCTGAACGGAACGTCGAAAGCTGTTAACGTTGAGTCTACGACTCTATCGGCGGATAAAGTTGGATAGGAAACGCAAAAGCGAGGGAACTATCCTTAGTAGCAGTGAGAGTAGTGGCACGACCAGAGAAGGTTTTGTAATGAAACTGGAGGAACAGCCACAAGCCTATTCTGTAGGAACTGAACTTTCATCTAATCTTGCATGGATTCTGGTAAGACTCAAAAGGTCACCACAAATCAACATGAGAGTAGCTGATAGACCATGAATGATAGAACTAAGTCCACTCTAAAGGATAAGAAACTAAGACACAGCGAGTACTATGGTATTCAGCCTGTCCTAGACGACTTATACCG
The Bacillus thuringiensis DNA segment above includes these coding regions:
- a CDS encoding DUF916 domain-containing protein codes for the protein MKGYVSKVSISILVAIILILSLSSKSFQLVYAEEKQDSLPFDVNIHVPDNQLGDIKNYYNLQVKKKQNQTIKMDVHNKANTPIKVNIKVANALTSTNGGIMYVPNREVSQSTLSDKDFYMDQYVQAPSTVTLDGNQMKTLEIHVTTPNQDGVFLGGLLFELAQDSKSQGLEKDGLNFSVHNRIEYAVAIQLNADKTENSVKKLSLQLNGTAIESYPTQPQVHVLIQNTNANIVRDVAVYYEVLSQDNVLFHGNMPVFNVAPKSKVGLAIPWKAKEYKDGTYMLKVTIKENGVPKTYKEEFQITASNVTEYAEQTGAVKVVPTYSNQTYMIVSGVVIVIISIFVFVWWRKKHAKQKEEKKAS
- a CDS encoding WxL domain-containing protein, coding for MKWGKVLTSIMLLSASCLFLDSKDNSILADQAVSQQNGIPTLTASGKENEVKLEWAIDILDQDVLWKIDFNNPKDVNLMNGWGEFYGNGNQSLQSEVFYPNGADTSGYKVFDTKLGGNRVLYPYTVKTDSIAVFKRLNVPNNAYISATFKAKSQGLGKISFFGDGSWETGREFDYYNATVLKDVPSGSKELEISNISLFPEREPGTNIPKDRKHITSDINKDVYQDSPMVDKVIPYQDGSGRGKLILNSPIMTSMKQGDRLKTRKWAAPIQLPNNRTVTKDDSNKDINGWSTFSMNTQVANNPFYITEQRGVTFFMLAYSEGITYVDELKVGYASEAEVYRGNQEIYKGRLSDYVDKEARDQAAPTAPESFQIENSELKETKVTFAPAEDVGSTYHYKIRGVGRNGISDFSKEVPATVTSGVKGYEYVVNDKPDISLDNVSGIQFTSQTSIQFPTDYSKPQYVHIRTVDKAGNKSATKHVSTTQKGHVDMLTVPKSVEFSPIRLDGEKQNSLGTLGKIMIHDSRNQADGWRLNVTISPFTESNISKQLPKGSLYLKNQVSVTKVKGPETGKPTVQVPNTPIDNGAAHTIIQASKDVAIGEYQIDFGPNAFQLQLDPGKTYVGKNRQAAYTSTVTWSLVSGP